From a single Lolium rigidum isolate FL_2022 chromosome 7, APGP_CSIRO_Lrig_0.1, whole genome shotgun sequence genomic region:
- the LOC124674617 gene encoding uncharacterized protein LOC124674617, with protein sequence MGQAWASLQEKLQGRHWKERQVRKITDKVFDRLTEDTQKREKEALTFEEVYIAVLCVYNEINKYLPGPHYDPPSKERLKALIDEFDINLDGLLDREEFAEFIRKLTAESLCAISLKLIITLVAAPALALATKRATEGVPGVGKVVHKVPNAIYAAIITLAAVMVQKSAEGVE encoded by the exons ATGGGTCAGGCCTGGGCGTCTCTCCAGGAGAAGCTACAAG GGCGGCACTGGAAGGAGAGGCAGGTGCGGAAGATCACCGACAAGGTGTTCGACCGGCTCACCGAGGACACCCAGAAGCGCGAGAAGGAGGCGCTCACCTTCGAGGAGGTCTACATCGCCGTCCTCTGCGTCTACAA TGAAATCAACAAGTACTTGCCGGGGCCGCACTACGATCCCCCATCTAAGGAGAGGCTCAAGGCGCTCATAGAT GAGTTTGACATCAACCTGGACGGTCTGTTGGACCGCGAGGAGTTCGCTGAGTTCATACGGAAGCTGACCGCCGAGTCACTCTGCgcgatcagcctgaagttgatcatcacgctGGTCGCTGCCCCTGCGCTGGCACTGGCGACAAAGAGGGCCACCGAGGGCGTCCCAGGCGTCGGCAAGGTGGTGCACAAGGTGCCCAACGCCATCTACGCCGCCATCATCACTTTAGCTGCCGTGATGGTCCAGAAGTCCGCTGAGGGCGTCGAGTAG